In the Geitlerinema sp. PCC 9228 genome, one interval contains:
- a CDS encoding NAD(P)H-quinone oxidoreductase subunit 4: MANEFPWLSAIVLFPLIAAAFIPLLGKSETESVRWYALGTSLVELGLTVGAVWQGYNFQNTGYQLAESYAWVPQVGFHWSLAMDGLSMPLVLLTAIINTLAIWAAWQVNTKPRLFYLLALILYSAQMGVFLAQDLLLFFFMWEIELVPAYLLISIWGGPKRQYAATKFILYTAFASLFILVAGLGLAFSGDTFTLDIAALGGKNYPLLLELLAYAGFLISFGVKLPIFPLHTWLPDAHGEASAPVSMILAGVLLKMGGYALIRFNMELLPNAHLYFAPILVVLGIVNIIYGALTAFAHTNMKRRLASSSISHMGFVVLGIGSLTDVGVNGAMMQMISHGLIAAMLFFLAGVTYDRTHTLAMDEMGGLAKNMPKAFALFTAAAMASLALPGMSGFIGELTVFVGVANSDFFSSSFKTVTILLAAVGLIATPVYLLSMLRQVFYGKEKTSVEILWQDAKPREVAIAMCLLLPIIGIGVYPKLATRTYDAKTVEVAAEVRKVFPVYANQRQPQLFSGGIWAPKLPSDSNMLGVVEVGRNS, from the coding sequence ATGGCAAACGAATTTCCTTGGCTAAGCGCGATTGTTCTATTTCCCCTAATCGCAGCTGCTTTTATCCCCTTGCTTGGCAAATCCGAAACGGAAAGCGTGCGCTGGTACGCTTTAGGCACCAGCTTGGTAGAACTCGGTTTAACCGTTGGTGCCGTTTGGCAAGGATACAACTTTCAAAACACCGGATACCAACTTGCAGAAAGCTACGCTTGGGTCCCGCAAGTTGGTTTTCACTGGTCCCTAGCGATGGATGGTTTGTCCATGCCCCTGGTTTTGCTAACCGCTATTATCAATACCCTTGCTATCTGGGCGGCATGGCAAGTCAACACCAAACCTCGTCTATTTTACCTGCTAGCGCTGATTTTATACAGTGCCCAAATGGGTGTCTTCTTAGCACAAGATTTGTTGTTATTCTTCTTCATGTGGGAAATTGAGCTGGTGCCCGCCTACCTGCTGATTTCCATTTGGGGAGGTCCGAAGCGTCAGTACGCTGCCACCAAATTTATTTTATATACCGCTTTTGCATCCCTGTTCATTCTCGTTGCTGGTTTGGGTTTGGCCTTCTCTGGGGATACCTTCACCCTCGATATTGCCGCTTTAGGAGGGAAAAATTATCCCTTACTGTTAGAACTGCTGGCATATGCCGGATTTTTAATTTCCTTTGGCGTCAAACTGCCGATTTTCCCGCTGCATACTTGGCTACCTGACGCCCACGGAGAGGCTTCTGCACCGGTTTCCATGATTTTGGCGGGTGTGCTGCTGAAAATGGGTGGTTATGCTTTAATTCGCTTCAATATGGAGTTGCTGCCCAACGCCCATTTGTATTTTGCACCGATTTTGGTGGTCTTAGGAATTGTCAACATTATCTATGGTGCCCTAACGGCGTTTGCCCACACGAATATGAAGCGGCGTTTGGCGAGTTCTTCTATTTCCCATATGGGATTTGTGGTGTTGGGCATTGGTTCCCTAACGGATGTGGGCGTTAACGGCGCTATGATGCAGATGATTTCCCACGGGTTGATTGCGGCGATGCTGTTTTTCCTGGCGGGGGTTACCTACGATCGCACCCATACCTTGGCGATGGATGAAATGGGTGGTTTGGCGAAAAATATGCCCAAGGCCTTTGCTTTGTTTACCGCTGCTGCGATGGCATCCCTGGCTTTGCCGGGAATGAGCGGTTTTATTGGGGAACTGACGGTATTTGTAGGGGTTGCTAACAGCGACTTCTTTAGCAGTTCTTTCAAGACGGTGACGATTTTGCTGGCGGCGGTAGGGTTGATTGCTACGCCGGTATATCTGCTTTCTATGCTGCGGCAGGTGTTTTACGGTAAGGAGAAAACCTCTGTGGAGATCCTGTGGCAGGATGCCAAACCCCGGGAAGTAGCGATCGCGATGTGCTTGTTGCTACCCATTATCGGCATTGGCGTTTATCCCAAACTAGCCACTCGCACTTACGATGCCAAAACGGTGGAAGTGGCTGCCGAAGTGCGCAAGGTCTTCCCCGTCTATGCCAACCAACGGCAACCGCAGCTATTTTCTGGCGGCATCTGGGCCCCCAAATTGCCTTCTGACAGTAATATGTTGGGGGTGGTCGAGGTCGGTCGTAATTCCTAG
- the aroC gene encoding chorismate synthase, with the protein MGNTFGHLFRITTFGESHGGGVGVVLDGCPPRIPICEEEIQKELDRRRPGQSKITTPRRETDTCEILSGVFQGQTLGTPISILVRNKDARPVDYQEMAEKYRPSHADATYDAKYGIRNWAGGGRSSARETIGRVAAGAIAKKILQQVAGVEIVGYVKRIQHLEAMVESDRVTPEQVESNMVRCPDAECAQKMVDLIDQIRRQGDSIGGVVECVARNVPKGLGVPVFDKLEADLAKGIMSLPASKGFEIGSGFAGTTLTGSQHNDEFYTDAAGNLRTRTNRSGGIQGGISNGESILLRAAFKPTATIRKEQQTVTTTGEETTLAARGRHDPCVLPRAVPMVEAMVALVLCDHLLRQQAQCQLPESF; encoded by the coding sequence ATGGGCAATACATTTGGGCATTTATTTCGGATTACAACGTTTGGCGAATCCCACGGTGGTGGTGTTGGCGTGGTTTTGGACGGATGTCCGCCACGCATTCCTATTTGTGAGGAAGAGATTCAAAAAGAATTGGACCGCCGGCGACCGGGACAAAGTAAAATTACAACACCGCGTCGGGAAACGGATACTTGCGAAATTCTTTCAGGGGTGTTTCAAGGACAAACCCTGGGAACTCCCATCAGTATTTTGGTAAGAAATAAGGATGCACGTCCAGTGGATTACCAGGAAATGGCGGAAAAATACCGTCCTTCCCATGCGGATGCTACCTACGATGCGAAATACGGCATTCGCAATTGGGCAGGTGGCGGTCGTTCTTCAGCAAGGGAAACCATCGGTCGCGTGGCAGCGGGTGCGATCGCGAAGAAGATTTTACAGCAAGTTGCTGGTGTGGAAATTGTGGGCTACGTGAAACGCATCCAGCATTTGGAAGCGATGGTGGAGAGCGATCGGGTGACCCCAGAGCAGGTAGAAAGCAACATGGTCCGCTGCCCGGATGCCGAATGCGCCCAAAAAATGGTAGATCTCATCGACCAAATTCGCCGTCAGGGAGATTCTATTGGCGGCGTGGTGGAATGCGTGGCGCGCAACGTTCCCAAAGGTTTGGGAGTGCCGGTGTTTGATAAGTTGGAAGCGGACCTCGCCAAAGGAATTATGTCCCTACCAGCGAGCAAAGGGTTTGAAATTGGCTCTGGCTTTGCTGGTACCACTCTCACCGGCAGCCAGCACAACGACGAGTTTTATACAGATGCAGCCGGCAACCTCCGTACCCGTACCAATCGTTCCGGGGGCATCCAAGGGGGTATTAGCAACGGTGAGTCGATTTTGCTGCGCGCGGCGTTCAAACCCACAGCAACCATTCGCAAAGAACAGCAAACAGTCACCACCACAGGCGAGGAAACCACTTTGGCAGCCCGCGGTCGCCACGATCCTTGCGTTTTGCCCAGAGCGGTCCCCATGGTGGAAGCTATGGTGGCTTTGGTGTTGTGCGACCACCTGCTGCGCCAACAGGCTCAGTGCCAGTTACCAGAATCCTTTTAA
- a CDS encoding MBL fold metallo-hydrolase: METSHDHRFFVQFWGVRGSIPVPGKETVRYGGNTSCVQMQVAGKCLIFDAGTGIQNLGKHLAKQGPQELYLFFTHYHWDHIQGFPFFTPAFQTGNCLHIHGAVPKDNPSMEQHFMERVLHPNSPVPLNGLMQADMKFYEFPCGTKNTFDGIEIETGALNHPNGAMGYRVTWQGKTVFYCTDTEHFSDRLDENVLHLAQDADILIYDAMYTDEEYHHPKSPRIGWGHSTWQEAVKIAEAANVGQLVIFHHEPTHSDEFLDEIEVKTKAAFPNALLAREGLRLPLL; the protein is encoded by the coding sequence ATGGAAACTTCTCACGACCACCGCTTTTTCGTTCAATTCTGGGGCGTTCGCGGCAGCATTCCCGTTCCTGGCAAGGAAACCGTCCGTTACGGTGGCAATACCTCCTGCGTGCAGATGCAGGTGGCTGGCAAGTGCTTGATTTTTGATGCGGGAACGGGCATTCAGAACCTTGGCAAGCATCTTGCCAAACAGGGGCCCCAAGAACTGTACCTGTTTTTTACCCACTACCACTGGGACCACATTCAGGGATTTCCGTTTTTTACGCCTGCCTTTCAAACTGGCAATTGCCTGCACATTCATGGTGCCGTTCCCAAGGACAATCCTTCTATGGAGCAGCATTTTATGGAGCGGGTACTGCATCCTAACTCGCCGGTCCCTTTAAACGGCCTCATGCAGGCGGATATGAAGTTTTATGAATTTCCCTGTGGTACGAAAAATACCTTTGATGGTATAGAAATTGAGACGGGAGCGCTCAACCATCCCAACGGCGCTATGGGATATCGGGTGACGTGGCAAGGGAAAACGGTGTTTTACTGCACCGATACCGAACATTTCAGCGATCGCTTGGATGAAAACGTCTTGCATTTAGCCCAGGATGCGGACATTTTGATTTACGACGCCATGTACACCGACGAAGAATACCACCATCCCAAATCGCCGCGGATCGGTTGGGGGCATTCCACCTGGCAGGAAGCGGTCAAAATAGCCGAAGCTGCCAACGTGGGACAGTTGGTGATTTTCCACCACGAACCCACCCACTCCGACGAGTTTCTAGACGAGATCGAGGTCAAAACCAAAGCAGCTTTTCCCAACGCTTTACTGGCGCGGGAAGGGTTGCGGTTGCCCCTCCTCTAG
- a CDS encoding bifunctional ADP-dependent NAD(P)H-hydrate dehydratase/NAD(P)H-hydrate epimerase: MRSELLQQLVATAQQVRSIEQQAFDAGMPVAALMEKAAVRVAQRIQILYPLTAYPRVGVLIGPGHNGGDALVVARELHLQGYQVRLHRPGSKLKDLPAAHAQYAKYLGIQEYDDLFPLRECEFLVDGLFGFGMTKTVRDPYAQAIAQVNQWPQPIASIDMPAGLHTDTGEPLKEAIRAARTFCLGVWKPAFFQDRALAYVGRAELIDIGLPEASFETVLGHPPALRLFTPNLGDMHLPLQRPQAAHKYQMGHLLLVCGSRQYTGAPILAGLGARHSGVGMLSMAVPQSLQLWLSAQIPEALVVGLPEDADTGAATADPNLLEKVGAGKYQAIAIGPGLTPNASNLVQEMLKSDRPMVVDADGLNVLAQLGSYQWLQARTAATILTPHPGEFKRLFPDLTDELERDRIIAAQKAAQTTGATIVLKGARTVTAYPNGQVFLNPHSTPALARGGSGDVLTGLLGGLVAHGVAQSKAIEPCVPTAVWWHALAGEKAASERTEMGVDAFTLTQYLLPAITNSE; this comes from the coding sequence ATGCGCTCGGAACTCTTGCAGCAACTGGTCGCCACCGCCCAACAAGTGCGCTCCATCGAACAGCAAGCTTTTGACGCTGGGATGCCCGTGGCAGCCCTAATGGAAAAAGCCGCCGTTCGGGTTGCCCAGCGCATCCAAATCCTCTACCCCCTCACCGCCTATCCCCGTGTTGGTGTCTTGATCGGACCCGGTCACAACGGTGGCGATGCTTTGGTGGTAGCGCGGGAATTGCACCTACAGGGCTACCAAGTCCGCCTCCACCGCCCGGGCAGCAAACTGAAAGACCTGCCTGCGGCCCACGCCCAATATGCCAAATATTTGGGGATTCAAGAGTATGACGATCTTTTTCCCCTGCGCGAATGCGAGTTTTTGGTGGATGGTCTGTTTGGCTTTGGCATGACCAAAACCGTGCGCGACCCCTACGCCCAAGCGATCGCCCAGGTGAATCAGTGGCCCCAACCCATCGCCAGCATCGATATGCCCGCCGGTTTGCACACCGATACCGGCGAACCCCTAAAAGAAGCCATTCGCGCCGCGCGGACGTTTTGTCTGGGGGTTTGGAAACCAGCTTTCTTCCAAGACCGAGCGCTGGCTTATGTGGGTCGGGCGGAACTGATCGATATTGGTTTGCCGGAAGCAAGTTTTGAAACCGTATTGGGCCACCCCCCGGCCCTGCGGCTATTTACCCCCAATTTGGGGGACATGCATCTGCCCCTGCAACGACCCCAAGCTGCCCACAAGTATCAAATGGGGCATTTGCTGTTGGTGTGCGGTTCCCGCCAGTATACCGGTGCGCCGATTTTGGCTGGTTTGGGGGCACGTCATAGCGGTGTGGGCATGTTGAGCATGGCCGTGCCCCAATCGTTGCAACTGTGGTTGAGCGCTCAAATTCCGGAAGCGTTGGTGGTGGGACTTCCCGAAGACGCAGATACTGGTGCTGCTACCGCCGATCCAAATTTGCTGGAGAAGGTAGGAGCAGGCAAATACCAAGCGATCGCCATCGGACCGGGATTGACTCCCAACGCCAGCAATCTGGTGCAAGAAATGCTCAAAAGCGATCGCCCCATGGTGGTGGATGCCGATGGGTTGAATGTTTTGGCGCAACTGGGTAGCTACCAGTGGCTGCAAGCGCGAACGGCTGCCACCATCTTGACGCCCCACCCCGGCGAATTCAAACGCCTATTTCCCGATTTAACCGACGAACTAGAACGCGATCGCATAATCGCCGCCCAAAAAGCCGCCCAAACCACCGGTGCCACGATCGTCCTCAAAGGGGCCCGTACGGTCACCGCCTATCCCAACGGTCAAGTCTTTTTAAACCCCCACAGTACCCCTGCTTTAGCCCGCGGTGGCAGCGGCGATGTCCTCACCGGATTGCTGGGGGGATTGGTCGCCCACGGAGTTGCCCAATCGAAAGCGATCGAACCCTGCGTTCCCACCGCCGTTTGGTGGCATGCCCTCGCCGGTGAAAAAGCGGCCAGCGAACGTACGGAAATGGGGGTCGATGCCTTCACCCTCACCCAATATTTGCTCCCCGCTATAACCAATTCTGAATAA
- the pds gene encoding 15-cis-phytoene desaturase produces the protein MRVAIAGAGLAGLACAKYLADAGHTPIVIERSDVPGGKVAAFKDKDGDWYETGLHIFFGAYPNMLQLFGELGIEDRLQWKQHTMIFNQPEQPGTYSRFDFPNLPAPINGIIAILRNNDMLSWGEKIRFGLGLIPAMIRGQKYVEEMDSYSWTQWLQKQNIPTRVNQEVFIAMSKALNFIGPDEISATILLTALNRFLQEKNGSKMAFLDGSPTERLCQPLIDYITQRGGQVRLRAPLKEILLNDDGTVRGFFIRGLDGASDEEITADAYVSALPVDPLKLLLPQPWRELPYFQKLDGLQGVPVINLHLWFDRKLTDIDHLLFSRSSLLSVYADMSNTCRGYADPDRSMLELVLAPAAEWIGRSDEEIINATMEELQKLFPQHFTGENRAQLRKYHVVKTPRSVYKATPGRQAYRPNQRTPIANFYLAGDFTMQKYLASMEGAVLSGKLTARAIAEDLPVTAAPQKQDAISS, from the coding sequence ATGCGAGTTGCGATCGCGGGAGCTGGTCTGGCAGGTCTTGCCTGTGCCAAATACCTGGCAGATGCCGGGCATACCCCCATTGTTATCGAACGGAGCGACGTTCCCGGCGGCAAAGTAGCAGCTTTCAAAGATAAGGACGGAGACTGGTACGAAACCGGTCTGCATATCTTTTTCGGTGCTTATCCCAACATGCTGCAACTGTTCGGCGAACTGGGTATCGAAGATCGGCTGCAGTGGAAGCAGCACACCATGATCTTCAACCAGCCCGAACAGCCCGGAACGTATTCCCGGTTTGACTTTCCCAACCTACCTGCCCCCATCAACGGCATTATCGCCATTCTACGCAATAACGATATGCTGAGTTGGGGAGAAAAAATCCGCTTCGGGTTGGGGCTGATTCCCGCCATGATTCGGGGTCAGAAATACGTAGAAGAGATGGACAGCTATTCCTGGACGCAGTGGCTGCAAAAGCAAAACATCCCCACCCGCGTCAACCAGGAAGTGTTCATCGCCATGTCCAAGGCGCTCAATTTTATTGGACCGGATGAAATTTCCGCCACCATCTTGCTAACCGCCCTCAATCGCTTTCTACAGGAAAAAAACGGGTCCAAAATGGCCTTTTTGGATGGTTCTCCCACCGAGCGGTTGTGCCAGCCTTTAATCGACTATATTACCCAACGCGGCGGGCAAGTCCGATTGCGCGCCCCTCTCAAAGAAATTTTATTAAACGACGATGGCACCGTGCGGGGATTTTTCATCCGGGGATTGGACGGAGCGTCGGATGAAGAAATCACTGCCGATGCCTATGTTTCGGCGTTGCCAGTGGACCCGCTCAAACTGTTGCTACCGCAGCCGTGGCGAGAGCTACCCTATTTCCAAAAACTGGATGGACTGCAAGGGGTCCCGGTGATTAACCTCCACCTGTGGTTCGACCGCAAACTCACGGATATCGACCATCTGTTGTTTTCTCGCTCCTCCCTGTTGAGCGTGTACGCTGATATGAGCAATACTTGTCGCGGCTATGCCGACCCAGACCGGTCCATGTTGGAGCTGGTTTTGGCCCCTGCCGCCGAATGGATTGGTCGGTCCGATGAGGAGATTATTAACGCTACCATGGAAGAGCTGCAAAAGCTGTTTCCCCAACATTTTACCGGGGAGAACCGCGCCCAACTGCGCAAGTACCACGTGGTGAAAACGCCGCGTTCGGTTTACAAAGCCACGCCGGGGCGGCAAGCCTACCGACCTAACCAGCGCACCCCCATCGCCAATTTCTATCTGGCTGGGGATTTTACCATGCAGAAGTATTTGGCCAGTATGGAAGGTGCTGTCCTATCTGGTAAGCTGACAGCAAGGGCGATCGCTGAAGACTTACCCGTAACAGCCGCGCCCCAAAAGCAGGACGCCATATCCTCCTAA
- a CDS encoding phytoene synthase yields MLQLSDSTQTQASPEEAYKQCRHVTAKYAKTFYLGTLLMNPAKQRAIWAIYAWCRRSDELVDGHHAEVATSESLDRWEEQLEATFAGHPQDIYDLALWDTIQRFSLNIQPFRDMIAGQRMDLHRVRYETFEQLKLYCYRVAGTVGLMSLDVMGTDLSGDGAPWRQNQLQSSPVEEAIALGIANQLTNILRDVGEDARRGRIYLPLQELAQFDYTEKDLMQGVVDDRWRALMQFQIQRAREYYAQAEYGISRLSPDARFPVWAASMLYSQILNAIERNQYDVFSRRAFVSKPRKLLALPVAYMRSQVLS; encoded by the coding sequence ATGTTGCAATTAAGCGATAGTACCCAAACCCAAGCTTCCCCGGAAGAAGCTTACAAACAATGTCGCCACGTGACCGCCAAGTATGCCAAAACCTTCTATTTAGGGACGCTGTTAATGAACCCCGCCAAGCAGCGTGCCATTTGGGCAATTTATGCTTGGTGCCGTCGCAGCGATGAGTTGGTGGACGGTCACCATGCCGAGGTTGCGACCTCGGAAAGCTTGGACCGTTGGGAAGAGCAACTGGAAGCAACGTTTGCCGGACATCCCCAAGATATCTACGATCTGGCGTTGTGGGATACCATCCAGCGTTTCTCCCTAAACATCCAGCCTTTTCGAGATATGATTGCCGGACAGCGCATGGATTTGCATCGGGTGCGCTACGAAACCTTCGAACAGTTGAAGCTGTACTGCTATCGCGTGGCAGGAACGGTAGGGTTGATGTCGCTGGATGTTATGGGAACCGATTTGAGCGGCGACGGGGCCCCTTGGCGGCAAAACCAACTGCAATCTTCTCCGGTGGAAGAAGCGATCGCGTTGGGAATTGCCAACCAACTGACCAATATTCTCCGGGATGTGGGAGAAGATGCCCGGCGCGGGCGCATTTACTTGCCTTTGCAGGAGCTAGCCCAATTTGACTATACCGAAAAAGACTTAATGCAGGGCGTGGTCGACGATCGCTGGCGAGCCCTGATGCAATTTCAAATCCAGCGGGCGCGGGAATACTACGCTCAAGCCGAATACGGCATTAGCCGGTTAAGTCCGGACGCACGTTTCCCGGTTTGGGCAGCTTCCATGCTGTACAGTCAAATTCTCAATGCCATCGAACGTAACCAGTACGATGTTTTCTCCCGTCGCGCCTTCGTTTCCAAA